AGATACATCAACTACCAGTTTTTAAATACTCAtgttaaaaatgagaaagaaCTACAGAAGGGAATGATCCTCGATGGTATGATCGTCTCCTGCAACAATTTAAACCTCTATGTCAAATTGAATTTGAGCAGGACGGGAGTCATAACAAATTGTCTGAGGAACGAGTTCGAAATTGGGGATATGGTTAAGTGTGTCATCCTGGGATTTTGTAATAATGATTACATCAAACTGGGGTTGTGTGACCCGTCCCAGTGTGTGGTGACGCGTGAAGTGGGGCATTAAAAGGAAATTCATTggttcctttcctttgctCTGTGCATACCCATGTGTTCGCTTGGAGCAGCACTGGCATTTTTAGCACACTGAACTTTGTATTTGCTAAACCAATTTTGTTTGATGGATATGGAGCAGCAAGGTCCgattgtcattttttttttttctttttttttttttttttaacttcttctgCTAAATTCCCTCGCAAGTATGTCTGTGTGCGCATATTTCCCTGTTTGAAAGTTTGCTCCTTTTGTTGTGAAACCCTCGTTTTAGACTGAACGCACAGAAGGCGACATGGTGAAGAAACCCTTCGTCCTTCTGAGGAGAATATAAACCACTGCAGAGAATTGTGTAGTAACAATTTGCCAAAGTGGACATATTAACATTTCAACATAAATGTGATAACATAAACattggagggaaaaaaaaaaaaaaaaaaaaaaaaaaaaaactccccaAACTAACCATTTTGCGTAAGTTGCCTGAACcgttcatattatttttaacaaattattgctgttcaggtaaaaatgggaaaacaaaaaaataaataatcacAAACGACAACAGGTAGTTATGAATGCCGTATGCAAAGCATGTCACGGTATGATAACTTTTGCTATGGGGGAAGACGCCTGGGGgagttttataattttcccaTGTTGGGCTGCGTTTTCCAtcgtttgtttttctctttaacaTTTAGACACCTTCCGTTTGGGTTGAATGCTTATGgagcattttaattttacatcCCTAAAATTGCGTCCTCATTTGTCCATGCCCCAATTTTGCGCCGCTCAATTCTGCGTGCTCCAATTTTCCACTCTGGCATTCTTTCCCCAATCTCGTGCTTTGCTTAAAGTGTCCGTcgattatattatattatttttttccttttttgcgcGTGCGCAAAGCATAAAAATGACattcacacaaaaaaaaagcacacgACAGCCGCGATTTTGTGAAGAGCGAAAGGATGAATGAGAGCATGCGCGCAGATAAGCTTGTGGCATTCAGAGCGAAATCTACGTACACGTGTGCATGCTTCGCTTACATGTGAATACATCACCGGTGCATGCATGCTTCAACAACCTTCCCGGATACGACGAATGAGGACGCGCGAAATGGGGCTACAGTTGCAAGGCACGTGCtttcattttgcaaaaaaaaaatgaacataattCGCTTCTTAACAGAATTGGGGGAGAAAACCCTCTGGTAAAGCAACACTTCCTTTTGTCGTGTTAACGTGACTCTTACAGTgtcaaattttatttcttatattattattacttttttttttctttcttttttcttccttttttcttttttttttttttttaacttttgttGTATAAGCACAGAACGTTCGTTAGTAATAAGACAGTTTGCAATTTTATCCGAACTGGTTTTCACTTTTCATGTTAATACTACATACGTTTCTGAATTTGTGTAAAGGCCACAAGTATGCTGGCGCGTATATCACATGAGCATTTGAACAGTATATAAGGtgtgagtttttttttttttttattccactcctaactgtacatatttattttttcgttgcATGGCGGGTTAGCGGACTCTACATGGAAGTTACACAGCTGGTTATATAAAAGTACGCACCTACCTTTGGGCTATTTCCACAACATGCATAACTTAGTTGCATCCGCGATTTTACGCTATCTCTACACAAACGCGGTGTTGTCCTTTTCTTGCCActctttctgttttttcttttattatattttagcGGGCCAAAACATTGCAACGTCCTCTACACCTATTTATGCCTCCTCCGGGGAAACTGATACTTAAATTGCGTGCAGGTgaattttgctttttctatTATCATGTTAGCATAAGCGCTCACCTAGTacacaaaagaaaagaagaaatacctTCCCCGATTACCCGCTTGAAGTAGTACTCTACCTAAAAGGGAAATAAGAGCAGtgcacagaagaaaaaaaaaagtacccaTCCAAGGGGAGCATAAGGTGCACATAGGAAGAAGTAATTTGCACAACAGCCCATGCAACATATATTCAGAGGGGCAAAATATAAACGccttgaaaaagaaaaaaaaaattacttgtTGCGACGTCGCACCAACGTTATATGAGAACTAgccataaatatataaattcatTTATCCACCTCAGTTGGTCccggtaggaaaaaaaaagcgcgtACAGTTGTCGAACATCCCTCTtcaaacgggaaaaaaaaataaaaataaaatagtacaTGTGCGTATTAGTACATGCACCAAATTTTCCTACGCATATCAAACGAAGTACaggaatagaaaggaaaggaagaaatgactTTTTAGCACATAGGGGAGAAGAGCTGAAttgctagaaaaaaaaaaaaaaaaaaaacccaaaaaaaaaacatattgtATGCACCGTGAATGTTCATAATTTAATACGTGAGGAGGTGCACAACCACAGGGATGCATTACATCCACACGTGGAATCTTTTCACGTCATTTGGCGGACAGTGAAGCGACTGCATACGTAttcatttatatacatacttcACTTTTGTATAATAAGTATTAtatgaaaagcaaaaaaaacacctATGAAAAAAAGCACAAGCCGTAGAAGCTAAAGAAAACGcagttcctttttattttaaaccATATATGTTAATATGTACATCATTCTTCATTTGTAGAACTTAAAAAAACgttgggaaaataaaaaaaaaaaaaaagaaaaagtaaaacgaaaaatccttttgtgtatttttttttccgaagaGTAACACCGTATACATACACGTGAGTAATCCAAAAACtgaactatttttttttttttttttttttttttttttttattgagCTCGGAAGGGCATATGAATTTTTGGGATCAATAAATAACGCGCCTCTTGAGAGCGCCTCCTCTCCGCCTACACCGTCGTGCGACGTGGATACGCCAAACGCGCTTGAGCAAACGCGGAAGGTGTGCCCAGCGCCCGGGTAGAGGTGAATACACCGAAGGAGAAAGAGAGTGTGCGAAGAACTCTCGACAAGGATACACTTACGCGCATAGGCGTACGTCAGTAACTGCTCACGGGCATACGTGTACACCTTTTTTATGCGCGTAATTTTACGCAGAGTTCTGTTGTTGAGAAGCCCTCCTTGGAAGGACACACCTATCAAGAGAGCACCGAATTAGGAAGAATTCTGTATAGGTTAGCGGGTGCGTCCTTAACCTCCCCCCCTCCACCCCCACACGTAACGCGCTACAGTCACAATGAAGAACAGCAACGAGATATCCTCCTCCCAGTCGTTAAAAAACAACGGAAGCGATGGCTTTTTTAATACATCCCTAATGTATGTATTGGCCGCCTGCCTGGCGTCATTCCTTTTTGGTTACCAAGTTAGTGTGTTGAATACCATCAAGGATTTCATCGTAATTGAATTCGGATGGTGCGCAGGAAAAGAAGTGAACTGTGATGATAGCACGTTGAAGAGTTCGTTCCTGTTGGCATCGGTCTTTATAGGTGCTGTGGTTGGAAGTGGATTTTCCGGCTTCTTAGTTCAGCACGGAAGAAGATTTTCCCTATTAGTGATatacaacttttttattctggTCAGTATATTGACATCGATTACACATCACTTCCacaccattttgttttcgcGTCTTCTGAGTGGATTCGGTATAGGACTAATCACAGTGAGTGTACCCATGTACATCTCCGAGATGACCCATAAGGATAAGAAGGGTGCCTATGGAGTCCTGCACCAGTTgtttattacctttggaataTTCATAGCAGTGCTATTAGGAATGGCCATGGGAAATGTGCCAGAAGAAGTAAATAATCCTTTGGGGACTTTTCAGCAGATATGGTGGAGacttatgttttttttcccatgcaTTATATCTATCCTGGGCATCGTTCtgctaacttttttttttaaagaagagACACCATACTACTTATttgagaaaggaaaggtagAAGAATcgaaggaaattttaaaaaagatatACGGAAGTGATGATGTAGATGAACCTTTGAAGGCAATTAAAGATGCAGTGGAACAGAACGAAGCAGCGAAGAAAAATTCCATTTCGTTAATGAGAGCAATGAAGATTCCTTCCTACCGTTATGTCATCCTGCTGGGTTGCATTCTCTCTGGTCTCCAACAGTTCACGGGTATTAACGTCCTGGTGTCTAATTCGAACGCATTGTACAAAGGTTTTCTGACAAATGAATGGATAACGACCCTAAGTGTGATAATGACAGTAGTTAACTTTTTAATGACCTTTCCAGCGATCTACATTGTAGAGAAGTTAGGAAGAAAGACTTTGCTCCTTTGTGGTTGTGCAGGAATTGTTTGTGCCTTCTTACCTACTGCCATAGCTAATCTCATTAATAACACATCCGATGTTGTAAAAAAGCTTTCCATTTCTGCAACTTTCGTGATGATAGTTTCGTTTGCCGTCTCTTACGGGCCCGTATTGTGGATTTATCTACACGAAATGTTTCCATCAGAAATTAAGGACAGCGCAGCGAGCTTGGCTTCTCTGGTCAACTGGATGTGTGCTATCATAGTGGTGTTTCCATCTGATATAATTATTAAACAGTCCCCcactattttgtttttcattttctccggTATGTCCATTGTAgcattccttttcatcttcttcttcattaagGAGACAAAGGGAGGAGAGATTGGCACAAGTCCATACATCACCCTGGAGGAGAGGCAGAAGCACATGGGCAAGTCGGTCGTATGAGTAGGGGAGGGGAATGGTCCAAAACATAGAACGATCTTTTAGCAGAACTGACGGGAAGCACATTCCACCCAGTAGCGTGGACGAATCATTTAGGGGcaagctgaaaaaaaaaaaaaaaaacatgcatgCAAAACTGCTCAGCAcgcatgctttttttttttttttttttttgcgttgtTGTTAACTGTTCCGTCGTGATAGACAGAAGAAGCGAAGCGAGCGCGCCACAAACTTATTCAGCGGTTTGGTCCTCAATTTGGTAGGGAGGACACCGCATTCGGGGATGCACTTGAACGGAACGCGAAGATGGCACATTAACAGATCCGGAAGATGGTACATGAACAGATTGCGAATATGGAAAATTAACCAATCAGCAAGATGACATGTCAACAGATCGCAAAGATGACGCTTCACCACAGCACCGAGCTAGCGATACATCCTTACACCcctttgacaaaaaaaaaaaaaaaaaaaaaaaaatatgtacagctacctagcgaaaaaaaaaaaaaaaggaatgtaacATAggaatgtgtgtgtgtgcatatactggtaacccccccttttttttttttttttttttttttcccacctgCTTAAATACATAGGCATataatgtgtatatgtgtgcacgtgCGTATGCGAAGACATATGAATGTTTATCTGTGTTTTGCTGCAACGCACATGCGGATGATTTTCctgttttgtttgttttctgtttttgttttcatttcgCATAAGCCATGTGAAACTTCTTCAACTAATCGTAAGTAATCCAGGCAGGCAACATGGTAGCCCTATCCGTGATCATATCATAGGGCTATTTTCACGTACCAGTGGGAGTACTCACATTTAGGTCCAAAAACCCAATGGCGCACGCGCCTTGGCGTTTTGGTGTCTTAACATGAGTTGGTAACTTCACAGGGCAACTTTTATCGATCCCTTTTAGGGAGCTTTTTTAACGTGCGTCCAATGCGCACGCGTTTGTATAGTGGAGGATAGGAAGTGCGCATGGTACGGTCGTAACTCTCCAGCAATGCTCTCCCAATGTATGAACATGTAATGCCTCCGCTACCTCCCAGCGTACATTTGCTCCACCCTTAATGAATCGTGCGAAAAAGTAGCAAGAACCCTCCTCaaatggaaataaacaaACCGGTGTGACATGTCATGGTAAAATGGCTTCTGCCCTGCGGGAGGGAACGGGCAAACATGGGCACGACAACAATGTGGTATAGCCCCGATgtggtgaaaaagaaaaaaaaaaaaaaaaaaaaaaaacgccgtTCAACGTTGCACACATGGGTTGAGATATTCGTCGTTGTTGTCGCCACGAGCAACACGCTTTCGTTCCGAAGGAGGGATGATCGTTCTTCCCATGTTGACAATAATGGTTAACCATTCTCATGCACGTTACGTATACGCGTTATACATATTCCCACCAGGTGAAGGATAAATTTTAATCCACGACGGAAAGTGACTGTGGGGAAAAAGAATCCCAACCAAGTGGAGCTACTGTCGGTCGTTCCTACCACACAACATCAGCTGCCTAATATGACATGCCCAAACACCTACTGGTCAAGGGCGCAGTGTACCTGGCGGCACTGGCCTGGCTGAGCAGCGCGGGCATACCGGGACTTCACAAATGGGTAATCCAAAACTTCCCCAGCTGCGTGAAGGTAGTAGAAAAGAACAACCTTCTGGATGTGACGCACTTGACGAGGAGGAATTTCGGAAATGGAAAGgatcataaaaaaggaggcaaTGATTGGAAGAAGGGGCCAACCAAAATTGGTCACGTAGATAACCTTCTATTTGATATGAACCAACTGCTACATAAAGCAAACGTACAGTTTGTTAACGATGAACAATATTTCTGCAAGCTCTCCTATTTAATAAGAAATGTGCTGAGGAAATTTCCCCCGCAGAAAAACATCGTGTTCGCTATTGATGGCATTTGTCCTTTTTCAAAACTGAAGTTACAAATTAAAAGAcgagcaaaaggaaaaaagctcCAGGATGGAGACAACTCAAATGATATAACCTGTGGCAGTCCCTTCATTCAGAGGGTAGCAATATTTCTCCAAAAGTTCGTAACCTTTTTAGTATCGTTGCCGAAGTATAAGCATATAAAAGTGTACGTTTCTACAGATAGGGAAGTGGGTGAGGGCGAACTCAAACTAATGAATTGGATCCAGAACTATGTAAGGGGGAACAGTTCGCAAAATGAGGAGAGTAGTATACATGTCGGTACCCGCAAGGCGGCGGACGAATCATTCGTCATCGTGGGGGCAGATGCTGACCTTCTCCTTCAGTGCCTAGCTTTGAAGGATATACGtaatgtgtgtgtgtacacataCCAGACGTTCCTCGTAGATGTCGGAGCgtgggaaaagaagaagaaggaggattaCCTCTCGGGGTTGAATCGGCCAAATGGCGAAGCCGACAATATTGGGGCTTCCAtcccaaaatggaaaaagaaaaaaataaaagtctTGTACAACCTGAACACATTTACCAACCTCTTTTGGAAAAAGTATCCGAGCGCCATCGACCAAATCAGAAGAGACATGCTCATCCTGTTTATCCTAAAAGGGAATGACTATTTGCCAAAAATCAGAGAAGGcaatttttccaccttttttcaAGCCTATTTTAACATGCTGGACAGGGAGGTACAGCTAGAAGAAACTGGGGTCAGTTCCTACGGAGGACTTTTGACAGAGGAGTATACTCTGAATAAGCCACAATTTGTTCGATATTTAAATCAAGTGCATAAGCTGGTGAGTCTGCCAAGGTACTATCTTCAAAGATTCAAAGATCTTACAGATCAGGGTgataaaattaaaggaacagaaatagatgaagaaggaaggggctTCTTCAAAGAGCACATGTCGTATCTCCCACTCTCTCTCCTAAATGAACTGATcagcaaaaggaaaataaataaaaatgactTGCACATTGAGGTGCAGAAGGAAGAGGGCTCCGATTTGTTCAGGTGCACTATGACACAGTGCTACATGGACGGAAGGACTTCCACTTATAGTGGTTCCtccaggaggaagaaggttgcCATGCACCTTGCCTCCCATGACTATTTGGAAAACGAGTTCCCCTCGTGCATGCGCTTTGTTGATTCGGGGCTCCTCAGGAAGATAGTCCAAGGAGGAGAACAAGGCGGGGCTACCCAGGATGGCaatttggaagaagaaagaggatCATCACCCGAAAGGGAAAACGGAACAATCCAAGGGAAGGCCGAACTTTCGGATGAGCCGTCTGGAAAAGAACAACTAAGAAACCCCCCCGTGAAGGAAGAACACAGTGAAACCCAAATACACTTGAAAACATTTTACGTACAAAATTGTGGAGGGGAAGCAAATTTccaggaagaaatgaacagCTGCGAGAATTACCTTCAGGGGGTTCACTGGCTAGTCcaaatgtacacacaaaCGTGTTGCCtgaattttaattttttctacaagTATACAACGAGTCCCTCTTTGCTGAGCTTATACTACTTCCTATCCGGGGGGGACAGCGAGACCAAGCACACCGTCATGGAAAATACCAATCGTGCGAATGTGGAAACGAACATTCTGCAAAACATCAATCTGAACGTGTTCAGAAACAACCAGGAATATCACAAGTTTATAAATTTCTGCGTGGGGAGATACACTCGGGGCGTtatgaaggagaaacagggagagaaggaggaagaacccCCTGATCATGTACCTCAGAAAGCTTACTTCGAAAATATATACGACATCCTTTTCTGCAGAAATGCAAATGTCTTAATGAGTCAGATCCAAAAATTGAACCAGCAGTTAAAAGGCAACCTCCACAGAAGGAAACAAATTGTGAAATACTACTGGGATGTGTATGCAAGTAGACTGAAAAAATGTTGTAAAGTTATTTTCTacagagggaagaaaatatatcttGCCAAATTTCCTCTCTTCCGGATTGCATCCCAGAATGAGGACTTCCACAATGGGATAGGTGCAGATGGGGGTGAAACACCTTCACGTGGATTCAACATTGACAGTCGTATGGGGGAAACTCGCATCAACAACTGCAACGATAAAGCGGAAGATCGTTCCTTTCTATATGATGGCATGAAACATGTGAGTAGAACACAGAAAAGGGGCTTCTGCACGAAGGCTATGAGCGAGCACCCAGCTGAGTTAGACTCATGTGTTAGAGGGAACCCCAGAAAGGTGAAACGAGTTATCCATGTCAAACAAGCGAGACGGACGAATGTTGTTTTTCGGTAGGGGTGCAGAAGATGAAAAGACACATTGGAATTCCTCCGAAGGGATGTCGGTCTCTTCTTtagggtaatttttttttaaccccgcGGTTATCAATAATGTTCTGCATCCCCTGTGCTGTCAACCACGCACATGTTTGTATAATTCACTGTTTGTAACATCGCGCGTGTGTTACGTTCAGTTCAGTtcagttcttttttttttttttttttttttttttttttgtgtccttTTTAGTTACACACATTGCAAGAATTGCGTTCGCATGCCTGCTTCCGCAGGGGGGGTTGTTCACTTACCGCACACGTGGAGCTCATTTCTGGTGTCTCTAAAGAAGTGcccatttttctctcccaCTCGGTTCGCAAAGTGTTGCCAAGGCGCAGCTGTGTAAACACCTCTCCAAACAAATGTGAAACGCTGTCCCTATTTCTGCGCCAAGGGTTGGCTCCCAAACagatgtttttaaaaattgcataATTCTGCGATAAAGAACGGGAAAAAGTGCGAACTCTATTGAACTggtgagaaaaaagggaaccctGTTGAAGTGAACACTTATTGGAAAAATGTTGGTCATGCCAGAAAATTGTAAACATGCAGCTTTGCTAATTTGGTCGAGTGACGCACACGGAGCACCCCTAACGGGCAAATTCGACGTCGTGAAGGGGCAACTAGTGGTggctaaaaataaatttgctttgttttgtttttttctcccacaGGGACATGTCCCTATCCCTCCTGGGGCCACGCCTTTGGGTGAATTACGTACAGGTTTGGGCAAGCGTGTTGATGCGATGATTCTTTTTCAAGCCCCCGGATGAAACATCCCCAAAGCGGAAAGTGTACATGATGGATATAGGAATATATTCCTACGGGTACTGAGCAAATATAGTCATAAACACATAATGAGATATTGCACCTTAGTAGGCCGCTTTCCCATCCACACCCCCCATAACGCCAAAACGGATAGTCGATTTTACATTCCACTTTTTATACAACATTGTTTGAAAGGGGTCGTATATATATTAGGCAAAACAACGCACCGAATGAATATAGAAATTTGTTTCTACTCCTTCGTTGATAGATTATCCTGGTAAACCATTTTTAATTGTCACAggcagatttttttttttttttttttttttttttttagtcgtaaaaattatgaacgtTCAGGCAGTTTTGGCCAACTTTTGGAGGtagtcataaaaaaaaaaaaaaaaaaaaaaaagttattattgtttctttttaaaaagctGAAcgcttgattttttttttttttctggttaCGAGTTGGAATGGACTTGTGGTAGAGttggtttcttttttcctcgtttGGGGATAGTTAAGTGGCAGTTTGGAGCGCTTGCACGAGGTagcaaaaaagggagacaGTAGTCACCGTGAAAACGTCGCTTTTCTGCCGTTTCCTTGTTGCTTCCGTGTCGTTTCCCTGCCGAAAAGATGGACGCGCTGATTGGCCAACTGGAGGACGTCGAGCCAGACAGCATCCTCAAAAGTGCGGAGGATTTCAAGAACGACAAATCAGACGTGAAAGTAAACCTATCCATCGGAGTGTGTTGCAACGAGAATGGAGAACTGCACATATTTAAAAGTGTCTTGGATGCAGAAAAATTAGTCCAGCAAAGGTACAAGGAAAAACCATACTTGTTAAGCAACGGGACGGAGCAATTTTCCATCTTAACACAAGAATTGATCTTTGGAGACAattcaaaatatataaaggagaaaagaatatGCACAATTCAAGCAATAGGAGGCACAGGTGCCATTTTCATAGctctgcaattttttaaaatgcttcATATTCAGGAAATATGCGTAACGAACAGCCCGTATATAAATCACGTAAACATGATAAAGTCCTATGGATTTAATGTTAagtacatttctttttttgaggaaaaaTTGGTGAATATAAATTATGATGCCTTTTTATATGATTTGCGAAATTTGGAAGATGGTTCTGTTGTCATTCTGCAAGTTTCCTGCTACAATCCATGCAGCACGAACATAgaggaaatttattttgacGAAATAGCAGATAttgtttggaaaaaaaaacacgtaaTACTTTTCGATGTTGCTTACCAAGGATTCGGATCCTCCAATTTGAACGATGATGTGTCCTTAATTAGAAAATTTGAAGAGAGAGGATTGTCCTTTGTCGTGTGCCAatcattttcaaaaaatatgtcCCTCTATGGGGAACGAGCTGGGGCATTGCACATTATCTGCAAATCGaaggaggagagaaaaattgtGGCAAATAATCTTCGCATGATTACTCGGAAGTTTTACAGCTCCC
This genomic window from Plasmodium knowlesi strain H genome assembly, chromosome: 4 contains:
- a CDS encoding hexose transporter, putative codes for the protein MKNSNEISSSQSLKNNGSDGFFNTSLMYVLAACLASFLFGYQVSVLNTIKDFIVIEFGWCAGKEVNCDDSTLKSSFLLASVFIGAVVGSGFSGFLVQHGRRFSLLVIYNFFILVSILTSITHHFHTILFSRLLSGFGIGLITVSVPMYISEMTHKDKKGAYGVLHQLFITFGIFIAVLLGMAMGNVPEEVNNPLGTFQQIWWRLMFFFPCIISILGIVLLTFFFKEETPYYLFEKGKVEESKEILKKIYGSDDVDEPLKAIKDAVEQNEAAKKNSISLMRAMKIPSYRYVILLGCILSGLQQFTGINVLVSNSNALYKGFLTNEWITTLSVIMTVVNFLMTFPAIYIVEKLGRKTLLLCGCAGIVCAFLPTAIANLINNTSDVVKKLSISATFVMIVSFAVSYGPVLWIYLHEMFPSEIKDSAASLASLVNWMCAIIVVFPSDIIIKQSPTILFFIFSGMSIVAFLFIFFFIKETKGGEIGTSPYITLEERQKHMGKSVV
- a CDS encoding 5'-3' exonuclease, putative, whose amino-acid sequence is MPKHLLVKGAVYLAALAWLSSAGIPGLHKWVIQNFPSCVKVVEKNNLLDVTHLTRRNFGNGKDHKKGGNDWKKGPTKIGHVDNLLFDMNQLLHKANVQFVNDEQYFCKLSYLIRNVLRKFPPQKNIVFAIDGICPFSKLKLQIKRRAKGKKLQDGDNSNDITCGSPFIQRVAIFLQKFVTFLVSLPKYKHIKVYVSTDREVGEGELKLMNWIQNYVRGNSSQNEESSIHVGTRKAADESFVIVGADADLLLQCLALKDIRNVCVYTYQTFLVDVGAWEKKKKEDYLSGLNRPNGEADNIGASIPKWKKKKIKVLYNLNTFTNLFWKKYPSAIDQIRRDMLILFILKGNDYLPKIREGNFSTFFQAYFNMLDREVQLEETGVSSYGGLLTEEYTLNKPQFVRYLNQVHKLVSLPRYYLQRFKDLTDQGDKIKGTEIDEEGRGFFKEHMSYLPLSLLNELISKRKINKNDLHIEVQKEEGSDLFRCTMTQCYMDGRTSTYSGSSRRKKVAMHLASHDYLENEFPSCMRFVDSGLLRKIVQGGEQGGATQDGNLEEERGSSPERENGTIQGKAELSDEPSGKEQLRNPPVKEEHSETQIHLKTFYVQNCGGEANFQEEMNSCENYLQGVHWLVQMYTQTCCLNFNFFYKYTTSPSLLSLYYFLSGGDSETKHTVMENTNRANVETNILQNINLNVFRNNQEYHKFINFCVGRYTRGVMKEKQGEKEEEPPDHVPQKAYFENIYDILFCRNANVLMSQIQKLNQQLKGNLHRRKQIVKYYWDVYASRLKKCCKVIFYRGKKIYLAKFPLFRIASQNEDFHNGIGADGGETPSRGFNIDSRMGETRINNCNDKAEDRSFLYDGMKHVSRTQKRGFCTKAMSEHPAELDSCVRGNPRKVKRVIHVKQARRTNVVFR
- a CDS encoding aspartate aminotransferase, putative, with the protein product MDALIGQLEDVEPDSILKSAEDFKNDKSDVKVNLSIGVCCNENGELHIFKSVLDAEKLVQQRYKEKPYLLSNGTEQFSILTQELIFGDNSKYIKEKRICTIQAIGGTGAIFIALQFFKMLHIQEICVTNSPYINHVNMIKSYGFNVKYISFFEEKLVNINYDAFLYDLRNLEDGSVVILQVSCYNPCSTNIEEIYFDEIADIVWKKKHVILFDVAYQGFGSSNLNDDVSLIRKFEERGLSFVVCQSFSKNMSLYGERAGALHIICKSKEERKIVANNLRMITRKFYSSPTIHTNRIVCELLENEKLKSEWISDLRKLSERVHKNRVLFFDKMEFYQKKFDLHYDWSVYKKQRGIFSFVPPFAGIYDMLKEHHVYIIDSGRINVSGITTRNVDYVAEKACLCLAVKQKGKAGNQGENP